A single genomic interval of uncultured Desulfobulbus sp. harbors:
- a CDS encoding phenylacetate--CoA ligase, whose protein sequence is MMWVEEIETLPRSGLESIQLKRLQALVHRMYEKVLPYREKMDRAGVKPGDIQTLKDLSKLPFTTKDDLRDNYPFGLFATPMEDVIRVHASSGTTGKSTVVGYTQADIDLWASVMSRCLTMAGVTRGDMVHNAYGYGLFTGGLGAHYGIEALGATVIPVSGGNSKRQITIMRDFGSTVLLSTPSYALNLADAMTDSGVTPDQLQLRVGIHGAEPWSQNMREEVERKLGIKALDIYGLSEIIGPGVSMECLHSDHGMHILEDNFLPEIVDPETLEVLPYGETGELVFTTLTKEAFPLIRYRTKDISRLFLEPCACGRSLIRMEKVTGRTDDMLIIRGVNVFPSQVEHVLMGIKGVEPHYQIEVSRDGNLDVMSVLVEVSDHIFSDEIRVLENLTKKIQVEIKDMLGVTAKIKLVEPRSIQRSEGKAQRVIDRRKI, encoded by the coding sequence ATGATGTGGGTGGAAGAAATCGAAACGCTGCCGCGATCCGGGCTGGAGTCGATCCAACTGAAGCGCTTGCAGGCCCTGGTGCACCGGATGTATGAGAAGGTATTGCCCTATCGGGAGAAGATGGATCGGGCCGGGGTCAAACCGGGCGACATCCAGACGCTCAAGGATCTGAGCAAGTTGCCCTTTACCACCAAGGATGACCTGCGGGACAACTATCCCTTTGGCCTGTTTGCCACCCCCATGGAGGATGTGATCCGCGTGCACGCCTCCTCCGGCACCACCGGTAAATCGACCGTCGTCGGCTACACCCAGGCGGATATCGACCTCTGGGCCTCGGTCATGTCCCGTTGTCTGACCATGGCTGGCGTGACCCGCGGCGATATGGTCCATAACGCCTACGGCTATGGCCTGTTCACCGGCGGTCTCGGCGCCCATTACGGCATCGAGGCCCTGGGGGCAACGGTCATCCCGGTTTCCGGCGGCAACTCCAAGCGGCAGATCACCATCATGCGTGACTTCGGCTCCACCGTCCTCCTCTCCACCCCCTCCTATGCCCTCAATCTGGCCGATGCCATGACCGATTCCGGGGTGACCCCGGATCAGCTGCAGCTGCGGGTGGGCATCCACGGCGCCGAGCCCTGGAGTCAGAACATGCGCGAGGAGGTGGAACGCAAGCTGGGGATCAAGGCCCTGGATATCTATGGTCTCTCCGAGATCATCGGACCGGGCGTGTCCATGGAATGCCTCCATTCCGATCACGGCATGCACATCCTCGAGGACAACTTCCTCCCCGAGATCGTCGATCCCGAGACCCTGGAAGTCCTGCCCTATGGCGAGACCGGTGAACTCGTCTTCACCACCCTGACCAAGGAGGCCTTTCCCCTGATCCGCTATCGGACCAAGGATATCTCCCGGTTGTTCCTCGAGCCCTGCGCCTGCGGCCGCAGCCTGATCCGGATGGAGAAGGTCACCGGCCGGACCGACGACATGCTCATCATCCGTGGGGTCAATGTCTTCCCGTCCCAGGTGGAGCATGTGCTCATGGGGATCAAGGGTGTCGAGCCCCATTACCAGATCGAGGTCAGCCGTGACGGCAACCTGGATGTGATGTCGGTTCTGGTGGAGGTGAGCGATCATATCTTCTCCGATGAGATCCGTGTGCTGGAGAATCTGACCAAGAAGATTCAGGTCGAGATCAAGGATATGCTCGGCGTCACCGCCAAGATCAAGCTGGTCGAGCCGCGTTCGATCCAGCGTTCCGAGGGCAAGGCGCAGCGGGTTATCGATCGGAGAAAAATTTAA
- a CDS encoding PEP-CTERM sorting domain-containing protein translates to MKKQFFLGLVVLMLPLVAFASDPVGDLQIVGKSPYVSTWKSYHIWEVQDHSYKADYEIATQATITGLGSLETEVFCISSDALDTSSTQYTFYSASTASILDGSDKRSFVTWVANWATSSTSNDLDKIVAQAAIWIKLGILDSSYSSIYSGSFAYSKDNDLSDELASLYGAYNNAVDAGTSGIYINDWMVAMNYDTDGCGRDTNGQDFLVKVAPVPVPSSVLLLGSGLLGLVGAARRKRQ, encoded by the coding sequence ATGAAAAAACAGTTTTTTTTGGGTTTGGTGGTCCTCATGCTGCCATTGGTTGCTTTTGCGAGTGATCCGGTAGGTGATTTACAAATTGTTGGAAAATCTCCTTATGTGTCAACATGGAAATCTTACCACATCTGGGAAGTACAAGATCATTCTTATAAGGCTGATTATGAAATAGCTACACAGGCTACTATTACTGGGTTGGGCTCGTTGGAAACGGAAGTTTTTTGCATTTCTAGTGATGCCTTAGATACTAGTTCTACGCAGTATACTTTCTATAGTGCATCCACCGCATCAATCCTGGATGGTAGTGACAAAAGATCTTTTGTCACTTGGGTGGCCAATTGGGCTACTTCTTCGACAAGCAATGATCTTGATAAAATTGTTGCTCAAGCTGCGATTTGGATTAAGTTAGGTATTTTGGATTCTTCTTATTCTAGTATTTACAGTGGTTCTTTCGCATATTCAAAAGATAATGATTTAAGCGATGAATTGGCTAGTCTTTATGGTGCATACAATAATGCAGTGGATGCTGGAACATCGGGTATTTATATTAATGACTGGATGGTTGCTATGAATTATGATACTGATGGCTGTGGGCGTGATACTAACGGTCAAGACTTCCTCGTCAAAGTTGCACCTGTCCCTGTTCCCTCCTCCGTCCTCCTGCTCGGTTCCGGTCTGCTGGGCCTGGTTGGGGCTGCTCGCCGTAAACGGCAGTAG
- a CDS encoding transposase, with product MQAAVCLPTGEWNSITRTGKCSLDVEREQCTYACTMPKYRRADTAGGTYFFTVVTFRRRHLFNSAEARTILGDVVRETRSRYPFTIDAWVLLPDHLHCMWTLPPDDADFSLRWNRIKSGFSKRCKQLFHVDAWMSESRRKHRESTIWQRRFWEHQIKSEQEYRIYMDYIHYNPVKHGWVHKAADRPFSTFHQYVQSGAYSLDWGGQRLDAAAREFGEYKGA from the coding sequence GTGCAAGCGGCTGTTTGCTTGCCCACCGGTGAATGGAACTCCATTACAAGAACAGGAAAATGTTCTCTCGATGTTGAACGGGAACAATGCACCTACGCATGCACAATGCCCAAATATCGTCGTGCCGATACCGCAGGTGGTACCTATTTTTTTACCGTGGTGACATTCCGACGCAGGCATCTGTTCAACTCCGCGGAAGCTCGAACTATCCTTGGGGATGTGGTCCGGGAAACCCGATCCAGGTATCCATTTACCATTGATGCCTGGGTGTTGCTCCCTGATCACCTCCATTGCATGTGGACCTTGCCACCCGATGACGCTGATTTTTCCTTGCGCTGGAATCGGATAAAATCCGGTTTTTCCAAGCGCTGCAAGCAGTTGTTTCATGTTGATGCCTGGATGAGCGAATCCAGGCGCAAACATCGAGAATCGACCATCTGGCAACGACGCTTCTGGGAACATCAGATCAAGAGCGAACAAGAATACCGGATCTACATGGATTACATCCATTACAATCCAGTCAAGCATGGTTGGGTGCACAAGGCGGCGGATAGGCCTTTTTCAACGTTCCATCAATATGTCCAGAGCGGAGCCTATTCTCTTGATTGGGGCGGGCAGCGGCTCGATGCCGCCGCAAGGGAATTCGGGGAATACAAGGGGGCCTAG
- the iorA gene encoding indolepyruvate ferredoxin oxidoreductase subunit alpha gives MAFDKENKLWLSGNEAIALGAWEAGVRVASGYPGTPSTEIMGNLSRYEGVYTEWAPNEKVGLEVAIGASFAGARALATMKHVGLNVAADPLFTAAYTGVRGGLVIINADDPQMHSSQNEQDNRNYAFAAKLPLMEPSDPAEAKEMMATAYRLSEELDTPVIVRITTRIAHVKGVVEKGSKCEVPEPSLEKSPAKMVMLPGNARVRRVAVEKRMQATRELAETLPENRIEPGTGKRGFITSGVPYNYVKEAFPNAPVLKLGMVWPLPEKMIRDFAARVEELIVVEELDPFIETHLKAMGIACRGKDLIPNQGELNSFIVRKAIEPESIGELFAPIELPMRPPNMCAGCPHRGLFFGLSKMKDVFISGDIGCYTLGFLPPLSAMDACVCMGASITMAHGMSKALGKEGEGKVVAVLGDSTFMHSGITGLLNLVYNNSYATVIILDNRTTAMTGHQDNPASGRNIRGEAAPQLNIEGLCQALGVKRVTVVNPHDVEATRKVLKEEIAIPEPSVIISRAPCVLIPEEVKRKKPVYFTNLDNCTGCSLCVQMGCPAISWTPLTPEEAVARGYREKQKGFAQITEVQCNGCGQCASVCKFDAITRKEAK, from the coding sequence GTGGCGTTTGACAAGGAGAACAAGTTGTGGCTTTCCGGCAACGAGGCGATCGCCTTGGGTGCCTGGGAGGCAGGTGTGCGGGTGGCCTCCGGCTATCCGGGAACACCGTCGACCGAGATCATGGGCAATCTGTCCCGCTATGAAGGCGTGTACACCGAGTGGGCCCCCAACGAGAAGGTGGGGCTTGAAGTGGCCATCGGCGCCTCCTTTGCCGGTGCGCGTGCCCTGGCAACCATGAAACATGTCGGCCTCAACGTGGCCGCCGACCCGCTGTTCACCGCCGCCTATACCGGCGTGCGCGGTGGCCTGGTGATTATCAATGCCGACGATCCCCAGATGCACAGTTCGCAGAACGAGCAGGACAACCGCAACTACGCCTTTGCCGCCAAGCTGCCGCTGATGGAGCCCTCCGATCCTGCCGAGGCCAAGGAGATGATGGCCACCGCCTACCGGCTCAGCGAAGAGCTCGACACCCCGGTGATCGTCCGTATCACCACCCGCATCGCCCATGTCAAGGGCGTGGTCGAGAAGGGCAGCAAATGCGAGGTGCCCGAGCCATCCCTAGAAAAATCCCCGGCCAAGATGGTCATGCTCCCCGGCAATGCCCGGGTACGGCGGGTGGCGGTGGAAAAACGGATGCAGGCCACGCGCGAGCTGGCCGAGACCCTGCCCGAGAACCGGATCGAGCCCGGCACCGGCAAACGCGGTTTCATCACCTCCGGCGTGCCCTACAACTACGTCAAGGAGGCCTTTCCCAATGCCCCGGTGCTCAAGCTGGGCATGGTCTGGCCGCTGCCGGAAAAGATGATCCGCGACTTCGCGGCCAGGGTGGAGGAACTGATCGTGGTCGAGGAACTCGATCCCTTTATCGAGACCCACCTCAAGGCCATGGGCATCGCCTGCCGCGGTAAGGACCTGATCCCCAACCAGGGCGAGCTCAACTCCTTTATCGTCCGCAAGGCCATCGAGCCGGAATCGATCGGCGAGCTCTTCGCCCCGATCGAACTGCCGATGCGGCCGCCGAACATGTGCGCCGGCTGCCCGCACCGCGGCCTGTTCTTCGGCCTGTCCAAGATGAAGGACGTGTTCATCTCCGGCGATATCGGCTGTTACACCCTGGGCTTTCTGCCGCCGCTTTCCGCCATGGATGCCTGTGTCTGCATGGGCGCCTCCATCACCATGGCCCACGGCATGTCCAAGGCGCTGGGCAAGGAGGGCGAGGGCAAGGTGGTGGCCGTGCTCGGCGACTCGACCTTCATGCATTCCGGCATCACCGGCCTGCTCAACCTGGTCTACAACAACTCCTACGCCACGGTGATCATCCTCGACAACCGGACCACCGCCATGACCGGCCATCAGGACAACCCCGCCTCCGGGCGCAACATCCGTGGCGAGGCCGCACCGCAGCTCAATATCGAGGGGCTCTGCCAGGCCCTGGGCGTCAAGCGGGTGACCGTGGTCAATCCCCATGACGTCGAGGCGACCCGCAAGGTGCTCAAGGAGGAGATCGCCATCCCCGAGCCCTCGGTGATCATCAGCCGGGCACCCTGTGTGCTCATCCCGGAAGAGGTCAAACGCAAGAAACCGGTCTACTTCACCAACCTCGATAACTGTACCGGCTGTTCGCTCTGTGTGCAGATGGGCTGTCCGGCCATCAGCTGGACGCCGCTCACTCCCGAGGAGGCGGTGGCACGCGGATATCGCGAAAAACAGAAAGGATTTGCCCAAATTACCGAGGTGCAGTGCAACGGCTGCGGCCAGTGCGCGTCGGTGTGCAAGTTCGATGCGATCACCAGAAAGGAGGCGAAGTGA
- a CDS encoding indolepyruvate oxidoreductase subunit beta: MKQSGNILFSGVGGQGILLASELTAHAQLAAGFDCKKSEVHGMAQRGGSVEAHLRYGEKVYSPLIEPGSADILVAFEILEAVRYLPYLHRDSAVVVNTQKILPPAVALGKAKYPENILDELKSRHINVVAIDAFAVAESVGELRTANVAMVGAMSNFLAVDPKVFLEVIDSTVKEQFREVNKQAFSAGRAAVYAK, translated from the coding sequence ATGAAACAGAGCGGCAACATTCTCTTTTCCGGTGTGGGCGGGCAGGGCATCCTCTTGGCCAGCGAATTGACCGCCCATGCCCAGTTGGCAGCCGGGTTCGACTGCAAGAAGAGCGAGGTCCACGGCATGGCCCAGCGCGGCGGTTCGGTCGAGGCCCACCTGCGTTATGGGGAGAAGGTCTACTCACCCCTGATCGAGCCGGGCAGCGCCGATATCCTGGTTGCCTTCGAGATCCTCGAGGCGGTGCGCTATCTGCCCTATCTGCATAGGGACAGTGCGGTGGTGGTCAATACCCAGAAGATCCTGCCGCCGGCGGTGGCACTGGGCAAGGCCAAGTATCCGGAGAATATTCTCGATGAGCTCAAGTCCCGCCATATCAACGTGGTGGCCATCGACGCCTTTGCCGTGGCCGAGTCCGTGGGCGAGTTGCGCACCGCCAACGTGGCCATGGTGGGGGCCATGTCCAACTTCCTCGCGGTTGACCCGAAGGTTTTCCTCGAGGTGATCGACTCCACGGTCAAGGAACAGTTCCGCGAGGTCAACAAACAAGCATTCTCCGCCGGTCGCGCGGCGGTTTACGCCAAGTGA
- a CDS encoding putative sulfate/molybdate transporter has protein sequence MNVQKKHVSPNDSEQLTANYCFPENQPKRMFKFDRLELAGAFGDLGTMLPIVIGMIVLNGLSPTTVFFAFGIFYLLSGLYYRLPIPVQPLKAVGAIAIAYPAVITQSVIGAAGILFGALLLTLSLSGMVDRVARLFSQAVVRGIQLTLGLIFLKKGFELIVHSTVFVTGTPGIFTGQTSNLIIGIGVFALVLWLLNNPRYPAALAALGVGIGLGLLMGGFSWNSLTFGPTPVHLIKPGFADFWTAAVMLVLPQIPLTIGNACVGTAHTCSSLFSGNPMLIKTKAGKFAFSMGMINFPAGFFGAIPMCHGTGGLAAHYRFGARTGGAPVMIGVFFVFLALVLGECGFALLAAIPQSVLGVLLVFAGLELCPLIRSLHTNEEYFVALLIAGIALVVPNMAWAFVVGIVVDMAIRRWKIVI, from the coding sequence ATGAACGTGCAAAAAAAGCATGTATCTCCCAATGATTCTGAGCAGTTAACTGCCAACTACTGTTTTCCGGAAAACCAGCCCAAGCGGATGTTCAAATTCGATCGGCTCGAGCTGGCCGGGGCCTTTGGCGATCTGGGCACCATGCTGCCCATTGTCATCGGCATGATTGTCCTCAACGGCCTCAGCCCGACCACGGTCTTTTTTGCCTTTGGTATTTTTTATCTGCTCTCAGGACTGTACTACCGCCTGCCCATTCCGGTGCAGCCGCTCAAGGCGGTGGGCGCCATCGCCATCGCCTACCCTGCGGTGATCACCCAATCGGTGATCGGCGCGGCGGGGATCCTCTTTGGCGCCCTCCTCTTGACCCTGTCGCTGAGCGGCATGGTCGACCGGGTGGCGCGACTCTTTTCCCAGGCGGTGGTGCGCGGCATCCAACTCACCCTGGGATTGATCTTTCTCAAGAAAGGCTTTGAGCTGATTGTCCACTCCACCGTCTTCGTCACCGGTACACCCGGGATCTTCACCGGGCAAACGAGCAACCTCATCATCGGCATAGGGGTCTTTGCCCTGGTCCTGTGGCTGCTCAACAACCCACGCTATCCCGCGGCGCTTGCAGCCCTGGGGGTGGGCATTGGCCTGGGACTGCTCATGGGAGGTTTTTCCTGGAATTCCCTCACTTTTGGCCCGACTCCGGTCCATCTGATCAAACCGGGCTTTGCCGACTTCTGGACCGCGGCGGTGATGCTGGTCTTGCCGCAGATACCGTTGACCATCGGCAACGCCTGCGTCGGCACTGCCCATACCTGCTCCAGCCTCTTTTCCGGCAACCCGATGCTGATCAAGACCAAGGCCGGCAAGTTCGCCTTTTCCATGGGCATGATCAACTTCCCTGCCGGCTTTTTCGGGGCCATCCCCATGTGCCACGGCACCGGAGGACTGGCTGCGCACTATCGCTTTGGCGCCCGCACCGGCGGGGCACCGGTGATGATCGGGGTGTTTTTTGTTTTCCTGGCCCTGGTCTTGGGGGAATGCGGTTTTGCCCTGTTGGCGGCGATTCCGCAGTCGGTACTGGGGGTGTTGCTGGTCTTTGCCGGATTGGAGTTGTGCCCGCTGATTCGCAGCCTGCACACCAACGAGGAATATTTTGTCGCCCTTCTCATTGCCGGAATTGCCCTGGTGGTGCCCAACATGGCCTGGGCCTTTGTGGTGGGCATTGTGGTGGACATGGCCATCCGCCGATGGAAGATCGTAATTTAA
- the rnc gene encoding ribonuclease III — MGTTISNLIQDNEEALHELQERIGYHFRDLRLLQLSLIHSSFAFERLDDGRHNETQEFLGDAVLDLTVGYILFVRFPEMREGKLTRIRSALVNENGLAERAREIDLGRHLLLGRGEDASNGRDKSSILSCAYEALVGALFLDGGYDEALAFVRRFFEPHIDQHQERLVSADAKSALQELLQERYNEGPEYVLVGEEGPAHARLFSISVNFRGEPLGSGQASSKKEAEQQAARAALHDLRQGEA; from the coding sequence ATGGGAACCACTATTTCGAACCTGATCCAGGATAACGAGGAAGCGTTGCACGAGTTGCAGGAGCGGATCGGTTATCATTTCCGCGACCTGCGACTGCTGCAACTCTCTCTCATTCACAGCTCGTTTGCCTTTGAACGGCTCGACGACGGCCGCCATAACGAAACCCAGGAGTTTCTCGGCGACGCGGTGCTCGACCTCACGGTCGGCTACATTCTCTTCGTTCGCTTTCCGGAGATGCGCGAAGGCAAGCTCACCCGCATCCGTTCCGCCCTGGTCAACGAGAACGGTCTGGCGGAGCGGGCGCGTGAGATCGATCTCGGCCGGCATCTGCTTTTGGGGAGGGGGGAAGACGCCTCCAACGGCCGCGACAAGTCCTCCATCCTCTCCTGTGCCTACGAGGCCCTGGTCGGTGCCCTTTTTCTCGACGGCGGCTATGACGAGGCCCTGGCCTTTGTCCGCCGCTTTTTCGAACCCCATATCGACCAGCACCAGGAGCGGCTGGTGAGCGCCGATGCCAAGAGTGCCCTTCAGGAGTTGCTCCAGGAGCGTTACAACGAGGGCCCGGAGTATGTCCTGGTTGGCGAGGAGGGTCCGGCCCATGCCCGGCTCTTTTCGATCTCGGTCAACTTTCGCGGCGAACCCCTGGGGAGCGGCCAGGCCTCCAGCAAAAAGGAGGCCGAGCAGCAGGCGGCCCGCGCTGCCCTGCACGACCTTCGCCAAGGGGAGGCCTGA
- a CDS encoding radical SAM protein encodes MNRPSRSNGCRPLVIPVFIPHEGCPHCCIFCNQHQISGQDNSVTAEEVGQVIATWLDRSGAGNRYPVQVAFYGGSFTGLPLARQQSLLAAVAPYRQQGLVQEIRLSTRPDYIDDVRIELLCRHGVGIVELGVQTCDDDLLQRAGRGHGAEDITRAATLIKAAGLQLGMQLMLGLPGQGFGAIRRTVDQVITLAPDLVRIYPVLVLEGSGLAALYHQGRYRPLSLARAVVQAAFMKKRFDDHGIVVVRMGLQPGPELEGSLVAGPYHPSFGELVKARLMLGQTRRLLAAVPPGHKVQLVINDRDQSVFRGLYSQNLKRLAQLGLADRFTLHTDPSQPRQTVSVSDR; translated from the coding sequence GTGAACCGCCCTTCACGCTCCAATGGTTGCAGGCCACTGGTCATTCCCGTTTTCATTCCCCACGAGGGCTGCCCCCACTGCTGCATCTTCTGCAATCAGCATCAGATCAGCGGTCAGGACAATTCAGTCACCGCCGAGGAGGTGGGCCAGGTTATTGCGACCTGGCTTGACCGGAGTGGAGCAGGAAACCGATATCCGGTGCAGGTGGCCTTTTACGGTGGCAGCTTCACCGGGCTCCCGCTTGCCCGGCAGCAGTCCCTGCTTGCCGCTGTGGCACCCTATCGGCAACAGGGGCTGGTGCAGGAGATTCGCCTCTCCACCCGGCCCGACTACATCGATGATGTGCGGATCGAACTCCTCTGCCGCCACGGTGTGGGCATTGTCGAGCTCGGGGTGCAGACCTGCGACGACGATCTCCTGCAGAGGGCCGGTCGCGGCCATGGCGCAGAGGATATCACCCGGGCTGCCACCCTGATCAAGGCAGCTGGCCTGCAACTAGGGATGCAGCTGATGCTTGGTCTTCCCGGGCAGGGGTTCGGAGCCATTCGGCGCACAGTGGACCAGGTGATCACCCTTGCGCCGGACCTGGTACGCATCTATCCGGTGCTGGTGCTCGAGGGCAGCGGCCTTGCCGCCCTCTACCATCAGGGACGATACCGGCCGCTCAGTCTTGCCCGGGCCGTGGTTCAGGCCGCTTTCATGAAAAAACGGTTTGACGATCATGGGATCGTAGTGGTACGGATGGGCCTGCAGCCGGGGCCGGAACTTGAGGGGTCCCTGGTGGCCGGTCCGTATCACCCGTCGTTTGGCGAGCTGGTCAAGGCCCGGCTCATGCTGGGTCAAACCCGACGGCTGCTCGCCGCCGTCCCTCCGGGACACAAGGTGCAGCTGGTGATCAACGACCGCGATCAGTCCGTCTTTCGAGGCCTGTACTCGCAAAATCTCAAGCGGTTGGCACAGCTCGGCCTGGCGGATCGCTTTACCCTGCACACCGATCCAAGCCAACCGCGGCAAACGGTGAGCGTTTCAGATAGGTAG
- a CDS encoding ABC-F family ATP-binding cassette domain-containing protein produces MLSINDLNLQYGNKHIFRNVSVQIHTGDRVGLAGVNGAGKSTLLKIMCGQQEVDPGIVNRASWFSVAYLPQEVSIELGSRTLFAEAESAFDDVLAQQEELDKISEELALLSADSPEIEPLLNRQGELQHQLEGSDVFRIRPQVERVLFGLGFSQEDLEREVKSFSGGWIMRLLLAKLLLKRPSLLLLDEPTNHLDLDSLTWLEDFLLGYQGSMVIISHDRSFLDRVTSTTWELSLGRLSVFRGNYSHYLVEKAQRLELERAAYENQQAQIRQSERFITRFRAKSTKAKQVQSRVKQLEKLERLELSETDRTIHFSFPPAAPSGRDVLTLEHVCKSFNGSKVFDGVNLSLQRGDKLAVVGVNGAGKTTLMKIIAGIEPAEGEIKLGHNVILSYFGQHQAQELPGEYSIVDTVYHTASEMSITQVRSLLGAFLFTGDEVEKQVRVLSGGEKSRVALAKMLVRPANMLLLDEPTNHLDMSSQEILQEAMAQYEGTIIVISHNRFFVNSFVNKVLEIRNGKAAIHEGNVDDYLEWRRRMEAQDSEIASPAAATATATKNVVVETAPVDKKSQRKQRAMERQLLNKKLGPWKKKSEEAEREIEKHENRKAELEAMMADPELYNDQDKWSATSKEYSQVERHLERAYQRWEEAQQAIEAIELEIAGGED; encoded by the coding sequence ATGCTCAGTATCAACGATCTCAATCTGCAGTACGGCAATAAACATATCTTTCGCAACGTCTCGGTCCAGATCCACACCGGCGACCGGGTCGGCCTGGCCGGGGTCAACGGCGCGGGCAAGTCGACCCTGCTCAAAATCATGTGCGGGCAACAGGAGGTCGATCCCGGTATCGTCAACCGGGCCTCCTGGTTTTCCGTGGCCTACCTGCCCCAGGAGGTCAGCATCGAGCTCGGCAGCCGCACGCTCTTTGCCGAGGCGGAATCCGCCTTTGACGATGTCCTGGCCCAACAGGAAGAACTCGACAAGATCAGCGAGGAGTTGGCGCTGCTTTCCGCCGACAGCCCGGAGATCGAACCCCTGCTCAACCGGCAGGGCGAGCTGCAGCATCAGTTGGAGGGCAGCGATGTGTTTCGCATCCGCCCCCAGGTGGAGCGGGTGCTCTTTGGTCTGGGGTTTTCGCAGGAGGACCTCGAGCGGGAGGTGAAAAGTTTTTCCGGCGGCTGGATCATGCGTCTGCTCCTGGCCAAGTTGCTGCTCAAACGCCCTTCGCTTCTCCTGTTGGACGAGCCCACCAACCATCTCGATCTGGATTCGCTCACCTGGCTCGAGGATTTTCTCCTCGGCTATCAGGGCTCGATGGTGATCATCTCCCATGACCGTTCCTTTTTGGATCGGGTGACCTCGACCACCTGGGAGTTGAGCCTGGGCAGGCTGTCCGTGTTCCGCGGCAACTATTCCCATTATCTGGTGGAAAAGGCGCAGCGGCTGGAGCTCGAGCGCGCGGCCTACGAGAACCAGCAGGCCCAGATTCGCCAGTCCGAGCGGTTCATCACCCGCTTTCGCGCCAAATCGACCAAGGCCAAGCAGGTGCAGAGCCGGGTCAAGCAGCTGGAGAAGCTGGAGCGGCTGGAACTCTCGGAGACCGATCGCACGATCCACTTTTCCTTTCCGCCGGCCGCGCCCTCGGGCCGCGATGTGTTGACCCTTGAGCACGTCTGCAAGAGTTTCAACGGCAGCAAGGTCTTTGATGGGGTCAACCTCTCCCTCCAGCGCGGCGACAAGCTGGCCGTGGTCGGCGTCAACGGCGCCGGTAAAACCACTTTGATGAAGATCATTGCCGGAATCGAGCCGGCCGAGGGAGAGATCAAGCTCGGCCACAATGTCATCCTCTCCTACTTCGGCCAACACCAGGCCCAGGAGCTGCCCGGCGAATACAGTATCGTCGATACCGTCTACCACACCGCCTCGGAAATGAGCATCACCCAGGTCCGTTCCCTGCTTGGTGCCTTTCTCTTCACCGGCGACGAGGTCGAAAAACAGGTGCGGGTCCTCTCCGGCGGGGAAAAGTCGCGCGTGGCCCTGGCCAAGATGCTGGTCCGTCCGGCCAACATGCTGCTCTTGGACGAGCCCACCAACCATCTGGACATGAGTTCCCAGGAGATCCTCCAGGAGGCCATGGCCCAGTACGAGGGGACGATCATCGTTATTTCCCATAACCGCTTTTTCGTGAACTCCTTTGTCAACAAGGTGTTGGAGATCAGAAACGGCAAGGCCGCCATCCACGAGGGCAATGTGGATGATTATCTCGAGTGGCGGCGGAGGATGGAGGCCCAGGACTCGGAGATCGCCAGCCCGGCTGCTGCGACTGCGACTGCAACGAAAAATGTCGTGGTGGAGACTGCGCCGGTCGATAAAAAATCCCAGCGCAAGCAGCGGGCCATGGAGCGGCAGCTGCTCAACAAGAAGCTGGGCCCCTGGAAGAAGAAGAGCGAGGAGGCGGAGCGGGAGATCGAGAAGCACGAGAATCGCAAGGCCGAACTCGAGGCCATGATGGCCGATCCTGAACTCTATAACGACCAGGACAAGTGGAGCGCCACCAGCAAGGAATACAGCCAGGTCGAGCGTCACCTGGAACGGGCCTATCAGCGATGGGAAGAGGCGCAGCAGGCCATAGAGGCCATTGAACTCGAAATCGCGGGAGGTGAAGACTGA